A genomic region of Barnesiella viscericola DSM 18177 contains the following coding sequences:
- a CDS encoding ATP-binding protein, protein MVIPRDRYLELLVSRKHNGLIKIITGMRRCGKSFLLFKLFKEHLIAEGVPESHIIRIELDDRRNKSLRDPDVCLEYVTSLLKDEGQYYLLIDEVQFMAEFEDVLNSFLHMDNLDTYVTGSNSKFLSTDIITEFRGRGDEIHVRPLSFAEYCAVYPNMAWDDAWNIYHTYGGLPYAVLLDKAEDKAQYLKRLFREVYLKDIVERNKVQNNIQMGILLDIISSSIGSLTNPRKLENTFKSDGNISISAATIKQYLDYFIDAFMVEKAERYDIKGKKYISTPQKYYFSDLGLRNARLNFRQQEETHIMENVIYNELRMRGYSVDVGVIEINERTSDGTYARKQIEIDFVANKGSQRYYIQSAFALPSLEKVAQEERPLKNVPDSFKKIIVVKDNIMLRRDDNGITTMGLKQFLLDPHSLEL, encoded by the coding sequence ATGGTTATACCTCGTGACAGATATTTAGAGCTGCTTGTATCCCGTAAGCATAACGGGTTGATAAAGATCATTACCGGCATGAGGCGATGCGGCAAATCTTTTCTTCTCTTCAAATTATTCAAGGAGCATCTTATAGCAGAAGGCGTCCCTGAATCACATATTATCCGTATTGAACTCGATGACCGACGGAACAAATCATTGCGAGACCCTGATGTATGTCTGGAATATGTGACAAGCCTGCTAAAAGATGAGGGTCAGTATTACCTGCTTATAGACGAGGTACAGTTTATGGCGGAATTCGAGGATGTACTCAATAGCTTTCTTCACATGGATAACCTTGACACTTATGTCACAGGCAGTAATTCCAAGTTCCTGTCCACAGACATAATTACAGAGTTCAGGGGACGGGGAGATGAAATACATGTACGTCCGTTAAGTTTTGCGGAATACTGCGCCGTATATCCGAATATGGCGTGGGATGACGCATGGAACATCTACCACACATACGGAGGTCTGCCGTATGCCGTATTACTGGATAAAGCGGAAGACAAGGCGCAGTATCTTAAACGGTTGTTCCGGGAGGTTTACCTTAAAGATATTGTGGAGCGCAATAAAGTCCAGAACAATATCCAGATGGGTATTCTTTTGGATATAATATCATCGAGTATCGGCTCCCTGACAAATCCACGAAAACTGGAAAACACATTCAAAAGCGACGGTAACATAAGTATATCGGCAGCAACCATAAAACAGTATCTTGACTATTTCATTGACGCTTTCATGGTGGAAAAGGCGGAGAGATATGATATCAAAGGGAAAAAATACATATCCACACCTCAGAAATATTATTTCTCGGATTTGGGTTTGCGCAATGCAAGGCTGAATTTCCGCCAGCAGGAGGAAACGCACATAATGGAAAATGTCATTTATAATGAATTGCGTATGCGAGGTTATTCAGTTGATGTGGGCGTTATTGAGATTAATGAGCGAACATCAGATGGCACTTATGCGCGTAAACAGATAGAAATAGATTTTGTTGCAAACAAAGGAAGTCAGAGGTATTATATTCAATCTGCGTTTGCCCTTCCTTCTTTGGAAAAAGTAGCCCAGGAAGAGCGTCCCTTAAAAAATGTCCCTGATTCCTTTAAGAAAATCATAGTTGTCAAGGACAATATTATGCTACGCCGTGATGATAATGGTATAACCACAATGGGATTAAAACAATTTCTGCTTGACCCTCACAGCCTTGAATTATGA
- a CDS encoding DUF3945 domain-containing protein — MAKKSARAEPDPPTPKITENEQMSDIVFILDKMELILQAVSKLDKDGRHETIPADTKHRNSFLKIDRYADMFENFLKNFWSQLKDPTRFGILSVKDKHLDDPDVRQAIEDIAAGKKTDALEEFLKKYEITPKGKQQENTNNQNVEEMAKKQKDQEEVRMSPREVHAQQAAAAGQQPEQRAPRYNESMIDWEQLKLFGISRDYLAERGLLDQMLRGYKTNQMVPITMNFGSAVLRTDARLSFQQSANGPVVLAIHGMRQKPDLDRPYFGHIFSDEDKKNLLETGNMGRVVDLKSRSGEIVPTFISIDKLTNEVVAMKAENVFIPDEIKGVKLTEQEKNDLKEGKAVFLEGMKSQAGNDFDAKVQISAERRGIEYIFENDRVFNRQELGGVKLTKQQVEDLNLGKAIFVEDMKRKDGEYFSSFVKLDPQSGRPAYTRYNPDSPEGDREIYIPKEINGVKLTGEEREELRAGRVIFLKEMVNRKGEEFSSFIKADLETGRLSYSRTPDGFEQREQFKIPAELWGKTLTATERAQLQDGKAVLIEGMIGFDKKPFAQYVMANFNTGRLDYYNEDPTRKRDASQRNVVAQAQERRQSQGQGQQNRKPKGQSVG; from the coding sequence ATGGCAAAAAAATCAGCAAGGGCGGAACCGGATCCGCCGACACCCAAAATCACCGAGAACGAGCAGATGAGCGACATCGTGTTCATACTTGACAAGATGGAGCTGATATTGCAGGCGGTGTCAAAACTTGACAAGGACGGGCGACATGAAACTATCCCGGCTGACACAAAGCACCGCAACTCGTTCCTGAAAATCGACCGCTATGCGGACATGTTCGAGAATTTCCTCAAGAATTTCTGGAGCCAGCTCAAAGACCCCACTCGTTTCGGTATCCTGTCGGTAAAGGACAAGCATCTTGACGACCCCGATGTAAGACAGGCGATAGAGGACATCGCCGCAGGGAAGAAAACCGACGCATTGGAGGAATTCCTCAAGAAATACGAGATTACCCCGAAGGGGAAACAACAAGAAAACACCAACAATCAAAATGTAGAAGAAATGGCAAAGAAACAAAAAGACCAGGAAGAAGTGCGGATGTCACCCCGCGAGGTACACGCACAGCAGGCGGCAGCCGCCGGACAACAGCCGGAACAGCGCGCCCCGCGTTACAACGAGTCAATGATCGACTGGGAACAACTCAAATTGTTCGGCATCTCGCGTGACTATCTCGCCGAGCGCGGACTGCTCGACCAGATGCTCCGTGGCTACAAGACTAACCAGATGGTACCCATAACCATGAACTTCGGCTCAGCCGTGCTCCGCACGGACGCACGCCTGTCGTTCCAACAGTCGGCAAACGGGCCTGTCGTACTCGCTATTCATGGTATGCGTCAGAAACCGGACCTCGATCGCCCTTATTTCGGGCATATCTTCTCCGACGAGGACAAGAAGAACCTGTTGGAGACCGGCAACATGGGGCGCGTTGTGGATCTCAAATCCCGCAGCGGTGAGATTGTCCCCACCTTCATCAGCATCGACAAACTCACCAATGAGGTCGTGGCGATGAAGGCCGAGAATGTGTTCATCCCCGATGAAATCAAGGGTGTCAAACTCACCGAGCAGGAAAAGAACGACCTGAAGGAAGGGAAAGCCGTATTCCTCGAAGGCATGAAGTCGCAGGCCGGCAACGACTTCGACGCCAAAGTGCAGATCAGCGCCGAACGTCGCGGAATAGAATACATCTTCGAGAACGACAGGGTGTTCAACCGTCAGGAACTCGGAGGCGTGAAACTCACCAAGCAGCAGGTTGAGGATCTCAATCTCGGAAAAGCCATCTTCGTGGAGGATATGAAGCGAAAGGACGGTGAATACTTCTCTTCGTTTGTCAAACTCGACCCGCAAAGCGGGCGTCCGGCATACACGCGCTACAATCCGGATTCGCCCGAAGGAGACCGGGAAATCTACATTCCCAAGGAAATCAACGGTGTGAAGCTCACCGGGGAAGAGCGTGAGGAACTGCGTGCCGGTCGGGTAATATTCCTCAAAGAAATGGTGAACCGCAAAGGTGAGGAATTTTCCTCGTTTATCAAGGCCGACCTTGAAACCGGACGGTTGAGCTACTCCCGCACGCCGGACGGCTTCGAGCAGCGAGAGCAGTTCAAGATACCAGCAGAACTGTGGGGCAAGACTCTGACCGCGACCGAACGTGCCCAGCTTCAGGACGGCAAGGCGGTGCTCATCGAAGGGATGATAGGCTTTGACAAGAAACCATTCGCCCAATATGTCATGGCTAACTTCAACACCGGCCGTCTGGACTACTACAACGAGGATCCCACCCGCAAGCGCGACGCCTCGCAACGCAATGTGGTCGCCCAGGCTCAGGAACGACGTCAGTCGCAGGGGCAAGGACAGCAGAACCGCAAGCCGAAAGGCCAGAGCGTCGGCTGA
- a CDS encoding DUF4099 domain-containing protein — protein sequence MTMNQENIAPFNAEDVDWGELESIGILRDELEMAGELDTLLQGGKTGVISLSLVLLGVDVVLDATLQLVRRDSGEPLLEIIGIKPA from the coding sequence ATGACAATGAATCAGGAAAACATAGCTCCTTTCAATGCCGAAGATGTGGACTGGGGCGAACTGGAATCCATCGGCATACTCCGTGACGAGCTTGAGATGGCCGGCGAACTCGACACGCTCCTGCAAGGTGGGAAAACCGGTGTGATATCCCTCAGTCTCGTGCTCCTCGGTGTGGATGTCGTCCTCGACGCCACCTTGCAGCTTGTACGCAGGGATAGCGGCGAACCGCTCCTTGAGATTATCGGCATCAAGCCCGCATGA
- a CDS encoding type IA DNA topoisomerase, translating into MIAIITEKPSVGQDIARVVGANIRKEGYCTGNGYMVTWALGHLVSLAMPGAYGYDRTTPETLPMIPDPFRLVVRQIRTDRGMVTDIAAAKQLKIIDDVFSKCDSIIVATDAGREGELIFRYIYEYLGYTKPFRRLWISSLTDEAIRTGMANLRDGREYDSLHAAADCRAKADWLVGMNASRALACVSGTSNSSIGRVQTPTLAMVCARFRENRDFVSAPYWQLHVTLSRDGSLCRFFHKDDFREKTQADAAFSRIVPGATGRVTKAECRRSDRQPPLLYDLTALQKDCNVHHDMTAEKTLAVAQSLYEKKLISYPRTGSRYIPQDVMRTVPELLQKVCAMPEFHAYGTAFDLSTLNNRSVNDSKVTDHHALIVTGVTSSGISGDERAVYLMIAGRILEAFSPPCVTETYLTEAEICGMPFRSKSSSVVIPGWRAVFDRKEDRGEDESDENAACPAFSVGDTAPVSGQGLAQRKTMPRPLYTEATLLAAMESCGKDITDEKAREAVRDIGIGTPATRAAIIATLVKRDYIRRSGKSIVPTDKGLALYDAVKDMLVADVGMTGSWENTLLQIERHTLEPSTFMNAIVGYTRKATTEILGITVPVTPVHSRPCPKCGKGNVVIRAKTARCDNTTCGLLVFRRFLNKELTDGHIEQLLSSGKTKLIKGFKGKKGNSFDAMLVFDGGYNVTLAFPDRKTSRKR; encoded by the coding sequence ATGATAGCAATCATAACTGAAAAGCCGAGTGTAGGGCAGGACATCGCCCGTGTCGTCGGCGCCAATATACGCAAAGAGGGTTACTGTACCGGCAACGGCTACATGGTGACATGGGCGCTCGGGCACCTCGTGTCGCTCGCCATGCCGGGCGCATACGGTTACGACCGTACAACTCCCGAAACCCTTCCCATGATTCCCGACCCATTCCGGCTGGTGGTGCGCCAGATCCGTACCGACCGTGGCATGGTAACTGACATCGCCGCCGCAAAGCAACTCAAGATCATTGACGATGTGTTCTCGAAATGCGACAGCATCATCGTGGCGACCGATGCGGGACGCGAAGGGGAACTCATCTTCCGCTATATCTATGAATACCTCGGCTACACCAAGCCTTTCCGCAGACTGTGGATATCGTCGCTCACAGACGAGGCAATCCGTACCGGCATGGCGAACCTGCGCGACGGTCGTGAGTACGACAGCCTCCATGCCGCCGCAGATTGCCGCGCGAAAGCCGACTGGCTTGTGGGGATGAACGCCAGCCGCGCCCTCGCCTGCGTGTCGGGCACTTCCAACAGCTCAATCGGACGTGTGCAGACACCCACGCTGGCTATGGTGTGCGCCCGTTTCCGTGAGAACCGTGATTTCGTGTCCGCCCCTTACTGGCAGCTCCATGTGACTCTCTCCAGGGACGGCAGTCTGTGCCGTTTCTTCCACAAGGATGATTTCAGGGAAAAGACACAGGCTGACGCCGCCTTCTCCCGTATCGTACCCGGTGCCACGGGGCGTGTCACCAAGGCGGAATGCAGGCGTTCCGACCGCCAGCCTCCGCTTCTTTACGACCTCACAGCTCTCCAGAAGGACTGCAACGTACATCACGACATGACCGCCGAAAAGACTCTGGCCGTGGCGCAGTCGCTCTACGAGAAGAAACTGATATCCTATCCGCGAACCGGGAGCCGTTACATACCGCAGGATGTCATGCGAACCGTGCCGGAACTGCTGCAAAAGGTGTGCGCCATGCCGGAATTCCACGCCTACGGCACTGCTTTTGACCTTTCAACGCTCAACAACCGCAGCGTAAACGACTCCAAAGTGACCGACCATCACGCTCTGATTGTCACCGGTGTCACCTCCTCGGGCATTTCAGGCGACGAACGTGCCGTCTATCTGATGATTGCCGGGCGTATACTCGAAGCATTCTCGCCACCGTGTGTCACCGAAACATACCTGACCGAAGCCGAAATCTGCGGGATGCCGTTCCGTTCCAAGTCCTCGTCCGTCGTAATACCCGGCTGGCGTGCCGTGTTTGACCGCAAGGAGGACCGTGGCGAGGATGAATCCGATGAAAATGCGGCTTGCCCAGCCTTTTCAGTTGGTGACACCGCACCGGTTTCGGGACAAGGGCTGGCGCAGAGGAAGACCATGCCGCGTCCGTTGTACACCGAGGCCACCCTCCTTGCCGCAATGGAATCGTGCGGCAAGGATATCACCGATGAGAAGGCGCGCGAGGCTGTCCGCGACATAGGCATCGGCACGCCCGCCACTCGTGCGGCCATTATCGCCACGCTGGTGAAACGCGACTACATACGTCGTTCCGGCAAGAGCATCGTACCCACCGACAAAGGTCTGGCACTGTACGATGCCGTAAAGGATATGCTCGTGGCGGATGTAGGCATGACAGGCAGCTGGGAAAACACACTGTTGCAGATTGAACGGCACACTCTTGAACCCTCTACCTTCATGAACGCCATCGTCGGCTATACGCGCAAGGCCACCACTGAAATTCTCGGAATAACCGTGCCAGTCACCCCGGTACATTCCCGACCGTGTCCCAAATGCGGCAAAGGGAATGTCGTCATTCGAGCCAAGACTGCCCGGTGCGATAACACAACCTGCGGTCTGTTGGTATTCAGACGATTCTTGAACAAGGAACTCACGGACGGCCATATCGAGCAGTTGCTGTCATCCGGCAAGACTAAGCTGATAAAGGGATTCAAGGGAAAGAAGGGAAATTCATTCGATGCCATGCTTGTTTTCGACGGCGGCTACAATGTCACGCTCGCTTTCCCGGACAGGAAGACTTCAAGAAAGAGATAG
- a CDS encoding pyridoxamine 5'-phosphate oxidase family protein produces the protein MKQMRKAARQKDEEWALNVFDRAPFVTMSMIRLDGTPYGLPLSLIRSNRRTFYFHCADEGDKLDCIRANPVVSLSAVSRCTPKFEAEKKNFTMYYDSAIALGEAEIVTDNSEKIMALRLLCQRFLPKHMENFDEAIKRSLERTVVVKITLTEPSVGKSKP, from the coding sequence ATGAAGCAGATGAGAAAAGCAGCAAGGCAGAAAGATGAGGAATGGGCACTTAATGTGTTTGACCGTGCACCCTTTGTAACTATGTCAATGATTCGTCTGGACGGAACGCCGTACGGACTCCCGCTGTCGTTGATAAGGAGTAACAGACGCACGTTTTATTTCCATTGCGCCGACGAGGGGGATAAGCTGGATTGCATAAGGGCCAATCCCGTTGTAAGTCTGAGTGCCGTCAGTCGATGCACCCCGAAGTTTGAGGCCGAGAAAAAGAATTTTACGATGTATTATGACTCTGCCATTGCTTTAGGGGAAGCGGAGATTGTGACTGATAATTCGGAAAAGATTATGGCTTTGCGTCTGCTCTGTCAACGCTTTCTCCCTAAACATATGGAGAATTTTGATGAAGCGATAAAGCGCAGTCTCGAACGAACCGTTGTTGTAAAGATAACGCTCACAGAGCCGTCGGTTGGAAAATCCAAGCCATAG
- a CDS encoding nitrous oxide-stimulated promoter family protein, whose amino-acid sequence MKIKYEIKVVWQMIRLYCRLKEGYKNLCPDCEKLAEYAENRLRHCPFGDEKGSCRNCKIHCYRPDMKEKIKEVMRFSGPRMLFYHPVMAIRHLAGK is encoded by the coding sequence ATGAAGATCAAATATGAAATCAAGGTGGTATGGCAGATGATTCGTCTATACTGCCGCTTGAAAGAAGGGTACAAAAATCTTTGTCCGGATTGTGAAAAACTGGCGGAATATGCGGAAAACCGTCTGCGCCATTGTCCTTTCGGTGATGAAAAGGGAAGCTGCCGTAACTGTAAGATACATTGTTACCGCCCGGATATGAAAGAAAAAATAAAAGAGGTCATGCGTTTTTCCGGTCCGAGAATGCTGTTTTATCATCCCGTCATGGCTATACGCCATTTGGCAGGGAAATAA
- a CDS encoding cupin domain-containing protein: MFRLKDRIPYADGSIAKEIVMQNHSGLSLLMAVDKGLEIPTHTANADVLVQIIEGSMEFTIEDKVLELKEGDALTMTPGVKHSLKATERFKVLVTKLNA; the protein is encoded by the coding sequence ATGTTCAGATTAAAAGACAGAATTCCATACGCGGACGGCTCCATAGCAAAGGAGATTGTCATGCAGAACCATAGCGGGCTTTCGCTCCTTATGGCAGTAGACAAGGGACTTGAGATTCCCACACATACGGCTAATGCCGACGTGCTCGTCCAGATAATAGAAGGAAGCATGGAGTTCACTATTGAGGATAAAGTGCTTGAGTTGAAAGAGGGTGATGCGCTCACTATGACACCGGGTGTGAAACATTCCTTAAAGGCTACGGAACGGTTCAAGGTTCTTGTCACCAAACTCAATGCATAA
- the hcp gene encoding hydroxylamine reductase: MKMFCYQCQETARGKGCEIQGVCGKKPETSARMDQLLYIARGIAIVNRQLREKGASSKGASRFIVDALFTTITNANFDNDMLDGYITKALELKNELEGESKKRGMEPPFMPEVSYHIPKEEYGVHEVIEHGGTLKEEITSVLHDKNPDIRGLKQLAMYGCKGMAAYARHACNLGYEDEDVYVIIENALAEISRPDIDVDELFSLVLNVGEGGVKAMALLDKANTSTYGNPEITRVDIGVRNHPGILVSGHDLKDLEELLEQSAGKGVDIYTHSEMLPAQSYPFFKKFPHFAGNYGNAWWRQIDEFETFNGMFLFTSNCIVPPRPKTTYMDRVYTTGVVGMPGTHFILEGKDGKKDFSEIIERAQTCQPPTEIEHGEIVAGFAHNQVLALAPKIIDLIKSGKIRKFVVMAGCDGRMPSRKYYTEFAERLPKDCVILTAGCAKYRYNKLPLGDIEGVPRVLDAGQCNDSYSLVVIANALKDAFGLESVNDLPIVYNIAWYEQKAVIVLLALLSLGVKNIHTGPTLPAFFTPEILKVLQEKFNIGTITTVDEDLATLIG, from the coding sequence ATGAAAATGTTCTGTTACCAGTGCCAGGAGACGGCACGCGGCAAAGGCTGCGAGATACAAGGTGTATGCGGAAAGAAACCCGAGACGTCTGCAAGAATGGATCAGCTCCTTTATATAGCCCGGGGAATCGCCATCGTAAACCGGCAGTTGCGCGAGAAAGGCGCATCAAGCAAGGGTGCATCCCGGTTTATCGTCGACGCACTGTTCACCACCATCACCAACGCGAATTTCGACAATGATATGCTCGACGGCTATATCACAAAAGCCCTCGAACTGAAAAACGAACTCGAAGGAGAGTCGAAAAAACGCGGCATGGAGCCTCCTTTCATGCCTGAGGTGTCGTATCATATTCCAAAGGAGGAATATGGCGTACATGAGGTAATCGAACACGGAGGTACTCTTAAAGAAGAAATCACAAGTGTTCTCCACGACAAGAACCCGGACATAAGAGGTCTCAAACAGCTTGCCATGTACGGCTGCAAGGGTATGGCGGCCTATGCCCGTCACGCCTGTAACCTCGGTTATGAGGACGAAGATGTATATGTCATCATCGAGAACGCCCTTGCCGAGATAAGCCGTCCTGACATAGATGTGGACGAACTGTTCTCGCTTGTCCTTAATGTGGGCGAGGGCGGTGTAAAGGCTATGGCGCTGCTTGACAAGGCAAACACATCGACCTACGGCAACCCCGAAATCACCAGGGTCGACATTGGTGTCAGAAACCATCCGGGCATACTCGTGAGCGGTCATGACCTCAAGGATCTTGAGGAACTGCTCGAACAGTCCGCCGGCAAAGGTGTCGATATCTATACCCACTCGGAGATGCTCCCCGCCCAGAGCTACCCGTTCTTCAAGAAATTTCCCCACTTCGCAGGAAACTACGGCAACGCATGGTGGCGGCAGATTGACGAGTTTGAGACATTCAACGGCATGTTCCTCTTCACCTCCAACTGCATTGTGCCCCCGCGTCCGAAAACCACCTACATGGACCGCGTCTACACGACCGGTGTCGTCGGAATGCCCGGCACACATTTTATCCTCGAGGGGAAGGACGGCAAAAAGGATTTTTCCGAAATCATAGAGCGGGCGCAGACATGCCAGCCGCCGACAGAGATAGAGCACGGTGAGATTGTCGCCGGATTCGCCCATAACCAGGTGCTCGCTCTGGCACCTAAGATTATCGACCTCATCAAAAGCGGTAAAATCCGCAAGTTTGTGGTCATGGCAGGCTGTGACGGCAGAATGCCCTCGCGCAAATACTATACGGAATTTGCGGAAAGGCTCCCTAAAGACTGCGTGATTCTCACCGCAGGCTGTGCCAAATACCGCTACAACAAGCTTCCGCTCGGTGATATCGAGGGTGTTCCGCGCGTGCTCGATGCCGGACAGTGTAACGATTCCTATTCGCTCGTCGTGATTGCCAATGCTCTCAAGGATGCTTTCGGCCTGGAGAGTGTCAACGATCTGCCGATTGTCTACAACATCGCATGGTATGAGCAGAAGGCGGTGATAGTGCTTCTGGCCCTGTTGAGCCTCGGAGTGAAGAATATCCACACCGGCCCGACGCTGCCGGCGTTTTTCACCCCCGAAATTCTGAAAGTGCTTCAGGAGAAGTTCAATATAGGTACCATCACCACCGTTGACGAAGATCTGGCTACCCTTATCGGCTGA
- a CDS encoding DUF488 domain-containing protein produces MTQYQLKRAYEPASPEDGFRVYIDRLWPRGLSHETFHYDLWDKDIAPSTELREWFHEDPTDRWPEFEIRYTKELEENPSFGTLRHLLAQKSVVTLLYSSHDEQHNNAIVIYNLLTT; encoded by the coding sequence ATGACACAATATCAATTAAAACGGGCTTACGAACCCGCTTCTCCGGAAGACGGCTTCAGGGTATATATAGACAGACTTTGGCCGAGAGGTCTCTCGCACGAGACTTTCCATTATGATTTGTGGGATAAGGATATCGCGCCGTCCACAGAACTCCGCGAATGGTTCCATGAAGATCCCACTGACCGCTGGCCCGAATTTGAGATACGATATACCAAGGAACTGGAGGAAAATCCTTCATTCGGGACATTGCGACATCTTCTTGCACAGAAATCTGTCGTGACGTTACTTTATTCCTCTCATGACGAACAACATAACAATGCTATTGTGATCTATAATCTTCTAACAACATAA
- a CDS encoding PRTRC system protein E, whose translation MFFQSMNQMMTPNVDITLVIRKSAEGRMAVSVLPKSNTLKDEAQNSIVPLTLNGTPEELDSGFMQVVARPMQKASGLISNMAQFEAQANKAASSSKGAKEAKTKESKEDREKREKYEKNLKKAEEHIAAKRHKEAVDALTEARKYAKPDDLKTIDERLDEQKKLVGQGDLFAMMEEPEQAQPQQPQVQQPVQQPATAQVQQPQAQPLPMPEPVPQVQQQTVQQTGPQQQPTMPQQEMPAQAAHPAQQPYGNPGQGYGGQYGYPQQPQGWPQQAHPNGGYPQYAHQNGGMTPPNGGQHGTYPPNGQPRYAQQPMPFEHDMAAHAPRMADPDDAPPYRPEEYADYPDFPASMLQGNYVQPQMM comes from the coding sequence ATGTTTTTTCAATCAATGAACCAGATGATGACCCCTAACGTGGATATCACGTTGGTCATCCGCAAATCCGCCGAGGGACGCATGGCGGTGTCGGTGCTCCCGAAGTCAAACACACTCAAGGACGAGGCGCAGAACAGCATCGTGCCGCTGACACTTAACGGCACACCCGAAGAACTCGACTCAGGCTTCATGCAGGTGGTCGCACGTCCTATGCAAAAAGCATCAGGACTGATCTCCAACATGGCGCAGTTCGAGGCGCAGGCCAACAAAGCAGCGTCATCGAGCAAGGGAGCTAAGGAAGCCAAGACGAAAGAATCCAAAGAGGACAGGGAGAAGCGCGAGAAGTATGAAAAGAATCTCAAGAAGGCAGAGGAGCATATCGCCGCCAAGAGACACAAGGAGGCTGTGGACGCGCTTACCGAGGCACGCAAGTACGCCAAACCCGACGACTTGAAGACAATCGACGAGCGGCTTGACGAACAGAAGAAGTTAGTGGGACAAGGAGATCTCTTCGCAATGATGGAGGAACCCGAGCAGGCTCAACCGCAGCAGCCCCAAGTCCAGCAACCGGTGCAACAGCCCGCGACGGCGCAGGTACAGCAACCGCAGGCACAGCCTCTGCCAATGCCGGAACCTGTACCGCAAGTTCAACAGCAAACTGTTCAACAAACCGGGCCACAACAGCAACCTACCATGCCACAGCAGGAAATGCCGGCACAAGCCGCACATCCCGCTCAACAACCATACGGCAACCCAGGACAGGGATATGGTGGCCAGTACGGATATCCGCAACAGCCGCAGGGATGGCCGCAGCAGGCACATCCCAACGGTGGTTATCCGCAATATGCGCATCAAAATGGCGGGATGACGCCGCCAAACGGGGGACAACACGGCACGTATCCTCCCAACGGGCAGCCACGGTATGCGCAGCAGCCGATGCCATTCGAGCATGACATGGCAGCTCATGCACCAAGAATGGCGGACCCTGACGACGCTCCTCCTTACCGGCCGGAGGAATATGCAGACTACCCCGACTTCCCGGCATCAATGTTACAAGGAAACTATGTTCAACCTCAAATGATGTAA
- a CDS encoding PRTRC system protein C, with translation MALEITGIKRVFTFKKGTATITLDDPNPSDSPEMVMGFYSNTYPELTTATVHGPTMKDDAAVYEFKTTIGTKG, from the coding sequence ATGGCACTCGAAATCACAGGAATCAAACGCGTGTTCACTTTCAAGAAAGGAACAGCCACAATCACACTTGACGACCCCAATCCATCGGACAGCCCCGAAATGGTGATGGGTTTCTATTCCAACACCTATCCCGAACTGACAACCGCCACTGTCCACGGTCCCACCATGAAGGACGATGCGGCGGTCTATGAGTTCAAGACCACAATCGGAACCAAAGGATAA